One Buchnera aphidicola (Pentalonia nigronervosa) DNA segment encodes these proteins:
- the groL gene encoding chaperonin GroEL (60 kDa chaperone family; promotes refolding of misfolded polypeptides especially under stressful conditions; forms two stacked rings of heptamers to form a barrel-shaped 14mer; ends can be capped by GroES; misfolded proteins enter the barrel where they are refolded when GroES binds) has product MAAKDVKFGNEARIKMLRGVNVLADAVKVTLGPKGRNVVLDKSFGAPSITKDGVSVAREIELEDKFENMGAQMVKEVASKANDAAGDGTTTATLLAQSIVNEGLKAVAAGMNPMDLKRGIDKAVVNAVEELKNLSVPCSDSKAITQVGTISANADEKVGALIAEAMDKVGNDGVITVEEGTGLQDELEVVKGMQFDRGYLSPYFINKTDTGIVELENPYILMADKKISNVREMLPILESVAKAGKPLLIISEDLEGEALATLVVNSMRGIVKVAAVKAPGFGDRRKAMLQDISILTGGSVISEELAMELEKSTLEDLGQAKRVVISKDTTTIIGGVGEKHSIQTRISQIRQEIQEATSDYDKEKLNERLAKLSGGVAVLKVGAATEVEMKEKKARVEDALHATRAAVEEGVVPGGGVALVRVAGKLSNLRGQNEDQNVGIRVALRAMEAPLRQIVSNSGEEPSVVTNNVKDGKGNYGYNAATDEYGNMIDFGILDPTKVTRSALQYAGSVAGLMITTECMVTDLPKEDKSSDVNPSPAGGMGGMGGMM; this is encoded by the coding sequence ATGGCCGCTAAAGATGTAAAATTCGGCAACGAAGCCCGAATTAAAATGCTTCGTGGAGTAAATGTTTTAGCAGATGCAGTGAAAGTAACATTAGGTCCAAAAGGTAGAAATGTAGTTTTAGATAAATCTTTTGGAGCTCCTAGTATTACTAAAGATGGTGTATCGGTCGCGCGTGAAATTGAATTAGAAGACAAATTTGAAAATATGGGCGCGCAAATGGTAAAAGAAGTTGCGTCAAAGGCGAATGATGCTGCTGGTGATGGAACTACAACTGCAACATTACTGGCGCAATCTATTGTCAATGAAGGATTAAAAGCAGTAGCCGCCGGAATGAATCCTATGGATTTAAAAAGAGGGATTGACAAAGCGGTAGTTAATGCTGTAGAAGAATTAAAAAATTTATCTGTTCCATGTTCTGATTCTAAAGCTATTACACAAGTTGGTACAATTTCTGCAAATGCGGATGAAAAAGTTGGTGCATTAATTGCGGAAGCGATGGACAAAGTTGGTAATGATGGAGTCATTACAGTAGAAGAAGGAACTGGTTTACAAGATGAATTAGAAGTAGTTAAAGGTATGCAATTTGATCGCGGTTATTTATCTCCTTATTTTATTAATAAAACAGATACTGGAATTGTTGAACTTGAAAATCCGTATATTTTAATGGCAGATAAAAAAATATCAAATGTACGTGAAATGTTACCAATTTTAGAATCAGTCGCAAAAGCAGGAAAACCGTTATTAATAATTTCAGAAGATTTAGAAGGTGAAGCTTTAGCCACATTAGTTGTCAATTCTATGCGCGGTATTGTAAAAGTAGCTGCTGTTAAAGCTCCTGGTTTTGGTGACCGTAGAAAAGCCATGTTACAGGATATTTCTATTCTTACTGGTGGTTCTGTTATATCTGAAGAATTGGCTATGGAATTAGAAAAATCTACTTTAGAAGATTTAGGTCAAGCAAAACGTGTAGTTATTAGTAAAGATACAACCACGATTATTGGCGGTGTTGGAGAAAAACATTCGATTCAAACTAGAATTAGCCAGATTCGCCAAGAAATTCAAGAAGCAACTTCTGATTATGATAAGGAAAAATTAAACGAACGTTTAGCCAAATTATCAGGAGGTGTTGCAGTATTAAAAGTTGGCGCTGCAACAGAAGTAGAAATGAAAGAAAAAAAAGCACGTGTTGAAGATGCATTGCATGCTACTCGTGCTGCAGTTGAAGAAGGTGTAGTACCTGGAGGTGGTGTTGCATTAGTACGAGTAGCTGGAAAATTATCTAATTTACGTGGTCAAAATGAAGATCAAAATGTAGGTATTCGAGTAGCTTTACGTGCAATGGAAGCGCCATTACGTCAAATTGTGTCTAATTCAGGTGAAGAACCATCTGTAGTAACTAATAATGTTAAAGACGGAAAGGGAAATTACGGCTATAATGCTGCCACTGATGAATATGGTAATATGATAGATTTTGGTATCTTGGATCCTACAAAAGTAACGCGTTCAGCTTTGCAATATGCTGGTTCTGTTGCAGGTTTAATGATTACGACTGAATGTATGGTCACTGATTTACCAAAAGAAGATAAATCGTCTGATGTAAATCCTTCTCCTGCCGGCGGAATGGGCGGTATGGGTGGAATGATGTAA
- a CDS encoding co-chaperone GroES → MKIRPLHDRVLVKRKEVELKSAGGIVLTGSAAGKSTRGTVTAVGKGRVLDNGSVKPLDVKVGDIVIFNEGYGAKTEKIDNEELLILTESDILAIVE, encoded by the coding sequence ATGAAAATTCGTCCGTTGCATGATCGGGTACTTGTTAAACGTAAAGAAGTTGAATTAAAATCAGCAGGCGGTATTGTTCTTACAGGTTCTGCTGCTGGAAAATCTACTCGGGGAACAGTAACTGCTGTTGGCAAAGGTCGAGTTTTAGATAATGGCAGCGTGAAACCATTGGACGTAAAAGTTGGTGATATTGTTATTTTTAATGAAGGTTATGGCGCAAAAACAGAAAAAATTGATAATGAAGAACTATTAATTTTAACTGAAAGTGACATTTTAGCAATTGTTGAATAA
- the efp gene encoding elongation factor P: MKVYHSNNFKIGRKIVFDNEPYIIDSSEFVKPGKGQAFVRLKLRKFSTQQLIEKTFKSTDVLEQANVTEHTAFYLYNDGNFWFFIKNHTFEELLVEKKIIGSNKKWLLEQDQCSIILWNDQVISVEPNTFVKLEVINTTKFHKNNNVNNSTKLVELSTGAIVKVPIFIQIGEFIKIDTRSGEYVSRTK, translated from the coding sequence ATGAAAGTATATCATAGTAATAATTTTAAAATAGGTCGTAAAATTGTTTTTGACAATGAACCATATATAATAGATTCAAGTGAATTTGTTAAACCTGGAAAAGGTCAAGCTTTTGTACGTTTAAAATTACGAAAATTTTCTACACAACAATTAATAGAAAAAACTTTTAAATCCACGGATGTATTAGAACAAGCTAATGTTACAGAACATACTGCATTTTATTTATACAATGATGGTAATTTTTGGTTTTTTATTAAAAATCATACCTTTGAAGAACTATTAGTAGAAAAAAAAATTATAGGTAGTAATAAAAAGTGGTTATTAGAGCAAGATCAATGTTCCATTATTTTATGGAATGATCAAGTAATTTCGGTTGAACCAAATACTTTTGTAAAATTAGAAGTAATTAATACCACGAAATTTCACAAAAATAATAATGTTAATAATAGTACTAAACTAGTAGAACTTAGTACTGGTGCTATTGTTAAAGTGCCTATTTTTATTCAAATTGGAGAATTTATCAAAATAGATACACGATCTGGAGAATATGTATCCAGAACAAAATAA
- the dnaC gene encoding DNA replication protein DnaC, producing the protein MTFYTDFFKRLQRLMPNNIKPKFDSDAALLAWNQEQGRLSSELILRENKAMKMQRILGRSGIRELYMNCSFENYKVEHDGQKKVLQASKQYAEEFHKNIASFIFSGRPGTGKNHLASAIGNYLILHGKNILIVTVADLMSNMKGTFNGSSNITEEKLLHNLSSVDLLMIDEIGMQTESRYEKVIINQIVDRRSSSKRSTGMLSNLDHAGMQNLLGERVIDRMRLGNSLWLTFEWDSYRKYVRGDEY; encoded by the coding sequence ATGACGTTTTATACTGACTTTTTTAAACGACTACAACGGCTAATGCCAAATAATATCAAACCAAAATTTGATAGTGATGCAGCTCTTTTAGCTTGGAATCAAGAACAAGGTCGATTATCTTCTGAATTAATATTGCGCGAAAATAAAGCTATGAAAATGCAACGAATTTTAGGTAGATCTGGAATTCGCGAACTTTATATGAATTGTTCATTTGAAAATTATAAAGTTGAACACGATGGTCAAAAAAAAGTGTTACAAGCTTCCAAACAATATGCAGAAGAATTTCATAAAAACATTGCTAGTTTTATTTTTTCAGGACGACCAGGGACGGGGAAAAATCATTTAGCATCAGCTATAGGAAATTATTTGATTTTACATGGAAAAAATATTTTAATTGTAACTGTTGCTGATTTAATGTCCAATATGAAGGGCACGTTTAACGGTTCTAGCAATATTACTGAAGAAAAACTGTTACATAATCTTAGCAGTGTTGATTTATTAATGATTGATGAAATCGGAATGCAAACTGAATCTCGTTACGAAAAAGTCATTATTAACCAAATCGTTGACCGACGTTCATCGTCGAAAAGATCTACTGGTATGTTATCCAATTTAGATCATGCCGGTATGCAAAATTTACTTGGAGAACGAGTAATTGACAGAATGCGATTAGGAAATAGTTTATGGTTAACTTTTGAATGGGATAGTTATCGAAAATATGTCCGAGGTGATGAATACTAA
- a CDS encoding primosomal protein DnaI, whose product MKIALSKNVKLELFCKKPIQIIESSKNGIISISKNNVLVFYAITPNCFKNLFDIEDNFQYQKIKKNKIAKKFSMYTEWKPDTNFLQQAALWGIMLTEEISKFELACFISYWKAEGCFFYHVQWQQKLARSLEKSRSLSLKTKKTRDITKIPTPDQNIPDGFRGK is encoded by the coding sequence ATGAAAATTGCGCTTTCAAAAAATGTAAAACTTGAATTATTTTGTAAAAAACCCATACAAATTATAGAATCATCTAAAAATGGAATTATATCTATTTCAAAAAATAATGTTCTCGTATTTTACGCAATAACCCCTAATTGTTTTAAAAATTTATTTGACATTGAAGATAATTTTCAGTATCAAAAAATAAAAAAAAATAAAATTGCAAAAAAGTTTTCTATGTATACAGAATGGAAACCTGATACGAACTTTCTTCAACAAGCAGCACTTTGGGGTATTATGTTAACTGAAGAGATATCTAAGTTTGAACTTGCATGTTTTATTTCATATTGGAAAGCTGAAGGTTGTTTTTTTTATCATGTACAATGGCAACAAAAACTTGCGAGAAGTTTAGAAAAAAGTCGATCACTCAGTTTAAAAACAAAAAAAACACGTGATATTACAAAAATTCCTACACCTGATCAAAACATACCAGATGGCTTTAGAGGAAAATAA